The Musa acuminata AAA Group cultivar baxijiao chromosome BXJ1-8, Cavendish_Baxijiao_AAA, whole genome shotgun sequence genomic sequence gagagagagagagagagagagagagagagatgacttaGTGTTTTGATTCCAAAGTAATAGATCCTTGATTCCACAACACAACACACCAAATCTAAGCCGGCCACAAAAGGCATAAGACGCATAGGATGAATTAAGTGCTTCCAACACATCTTGATCTTGCACACGATGAGTATTTACACATTCCATAGACTCGGAGGTCAAAAAAGAACACATCAAAACATAACCTCCCTTCTCTCTGTCTCCACACTCGCTACATATCTACAGATATGATGACTTCAATTTACAGAGACATGGGAAAATGTACAGTTACAAAGAACGCTATAAGGCCTTCCATATTACCTCAAAAGCTTCGCTTTGAATCTATCTATCCCCCATCTGTTTAGCTATGTTTCTGACTTGttaatctctctctctttctctctctcttcctcttatGAGCCCCCCCCAAAAGAAAGCTTAGGCCACAGCAGTGATGCCGCTGCAGCTCCGGCGGTCGCGGCTGAGGCAATCAAAACCCTCGATCCGCACGGCCGCCGGCAAGAGGCCGAACTTGGCATGAGCGCAGCCTTGCTTGGGGGAGATGGGTGGGCCGGATTGGGTTAGTGGTAAAGGGACGAAGGATGCCGGCATGCCGTCTTCCCCGAACCGTGCGTCGTGGACGACCGGGTTGGCCGCACGGCTTGGCGGCGAGCCGCAGAAGAATGGCGGCGACGAAGCTACTTGATCTTCTTCTCCACCCTGCACGCAGAACATTCATATTAAATCTCCCATGTTATCCTCATAAAGAGGTGGAAACAAAGACGATCACTGACAGACACAGCAATTTGGATCCGACGAATCGAAAAGGAACAACTTTGTTGGCTGTTCTTCTCCGTAAATCGAAATATGACACGAATCGAAAGCAAAATGAAAGAGGAAGTATCACCTTTGCGAGAAATATGTCTAACAGATCCGCCCCGGCCTTCGAATCCAAGAAATCTGCTTGATGACTGAAAGAGGAGAGAGATGGTATCAGACAGTTAAAGAGGATCGAGGAATCAGAtgggagaagagaggagagacaTACCTCGAATGCCAACGGGGAGGTCGGGCCGGTTCAGCGATGCCGGCAAGCGGGCTGAGCCGGCGCGGCTTGGGGCAGAAGACAGGGGTCTTCCTATCCGCGACGGGGAAGGCTGGCCTCATCTCATCGCAGGCGGCAGCGAAAGCGTTCATTGTTGCACCGATCTCTTCAAGATCAGCGATCGCGACGCCTGTAGACGGACAAACACACAAAGATTTCCTTCAATCCTCACAAATCTCGTCGCTGAAGCATCAAATCAAGATTTCTGTGCGTTTCAAAGAAAATCTCAATCGGAAGAAAGCAACCACAAAATCAAAGTTCAAAGCGGCGCGGAAGTTCTTCAAATCTGAGAAAGAAAAAGCCAAAAAAATCGATCTTTGTTTGAGCAACAGCGGCTGTATACCATGAAATGGACCAAATGACTCAAATCCCTAGAAAGAAGAGCTCGCGGCCGCTCGAAACCAAAGAAGAGGTACAAGAAAACGAAGAAAG encodes the following:
- the LOC135589077 gene encoding uncharacterized protein LOC135589077; the encoded protein is MNAFAAACDEMRPAFPVADRKTPVFCPKPRRLSPLAGIAEPARPPRWHSSHQADFLDSKAGADLLDIFLAKGGEEDQVASSPPFFCGSPPSRAANPVVHDARFGEDGMPASFVPLPLTQSGPPISPKQGCAHAKFGLLPAAVRIEGFDCLSRDRRSCSGITAVA